Proteins found in one Bacillus sp. BGMRC 2118 genomic segment:
- a CDS encoding bifunctional folylpolyglutamate synthase/dihydrofolate synthase — protein MNMTYNEAIDWIHSRLRLGIKPGLTRMEWMMKRLGHPERNIRAIHVAGTNGKGSTVSYIRSILQEAGYLVGTFTSPYIEQFNERISVNGVPISNEEIANLTEIIKPLSDELEHTELGAPTEFEIITAMSLYYFGKMKPMDFVVYEVGLGGRFDSTNIIHPIVSVITTIGMDHTAILGDTIEQIAFEKAGIIKSGVPIITGVRQESALQVITDLATEHKAARYILGQDFEVYHQKSNEVGEKFSFQSDRSKLEDLQITMKGSHQVLNAALALKTVEYLQTYYAVYITEETIRSGLEKMFWVGRFEKVSDHPLVFIDGAHNPEGVNELVKTVNTHLKGKSITILFSALQDKKLDEMIEALDEISDHIIFTSFDFPRAASAVELATIYPQKQYEAIENFKEAIDSILVNLDENQVLVITGSLYFISEVRKYILR, from the coding sequence ATGAACATGACATACAATGAAGCAATTGATTGGATTCATTCACGATTACGATTAGGAATTAAACCCGGGCTAACCCGAATGGAATGGATGATGAAAAGATTAGGACATCCTGAACGTAATATCCGCGCCATTCATGTTGCGGGAACAAACGGGAAGGGTTCAACCGTAAGTTACATCCGCTCTATTCTACAAGAAGCGGGCTATTTAGTAGGTACTTTCACATCCCCATACATTGAACAATTTAATGAAAGAATTAGTGTGAATGGAGTACCTATCTCAAATGAGGAGATTGCAAACCTTACTGAAATAATTAAGCCGTTATCAGACGAGCTTGAACATACAGAGTTAGGTGCACCGACAGAGTTTGAGATTATTACAGCCATGTCACTTTACTACTTCGGAAAAATGAAACCAATGGACTTTGTCGTATACGAAGTGGGATTAGGTGGTCGGTTTGATTCAACAAATATTATTCATCCGATCGTTTCCGTTATTACAACGATTGGTATGGACCATACAGCCATTCTCGGTGACACCATAGAACAAATTGCATTTGAAAAGGCAGGAATTATTAAATCAGGAGTTCCAATTATTACTGGTGTTAGGCAGGAGAGTGCTCTTCAGGTTATTACAGATCTTGCCACCGAACATAAAGCTGCAAGATATATTTTGGGACAAGACTTCGAAGTATATCATCAGAAATCCAATGAAGTGGGTGAAAAATTCTCATTCCAATCTGATAGAAGCAAACTAGAGGATCTTCAGATTACGATGAAGGGTTCACATCAAGTACTGAATGCTGCACTTGCCTTAAAGACAGTAGAGTATCTTCAAACGTATTATGCGGTTTATATAACGGAAGAAACCATTCGTTCAGGCTTAGAAAAAATGTTCTGGGTTGGACGCTTCGAAAAGGTAAGTGACCATCCACTTGTATTCATTGACGGGGCACACAATCCAGAAGGTGTAAATGAGTTAGTTAAGACAGTAAATACCCATCTAAAAGGTAAATCTATCACAATTTTATTTAGTGCCTTACAAGATAAAAAGCTAGACGAAATGATAGAGGCATTGGATGAAATCAGTGATCACATTATCTTTACATCATTTGACTTTCCGAGAGCTGCCAGTGCTGTAGAACTAGCAACCATCTATCCACAAAAGCAATATGAAGCAATAGAAAATTTTAAAGAAGCAATTGATTCAATCCTAGTAAATCTAGATGAAAATCAAGTGCTTGTCATTACCGGCTCCCTGTATTTTATATCTGAAGTAAGAAAATACATTTTAAGGTAG
- a CDS encoding diguanylate cyclase, producing the protein MKQTSKLWIWITWLVVFPSSTWLLYHAFPPSITGYELDLFLFLILMCIMATLPIIVNDTPIFFTDGISMAVFLAFGLFIEMIMMQIAIFVLILTLHVTKDSSYRIPMNSLMFLAVSVVGAAVYYLLGGTHGFINIQSIDTFIPVLGYIISTFITNSVLFYFTRKVIVKSDIRFFSKDLLWEVMTYLVVMPVGVIFYILYSEIGMRSVFYIGLPIVALALILKLYSNSQNINSYLQKVGEIGHQLSERIEVEEVLTQFLTKISNLFQVDYAYIIDVNEKREYEAIRYNENGGDQKADRESFHKAETFLNYVYEERKSLLFKRSKEWLPFGKEIFPHAVESVIATPIIRHHQTVGMVILASRQKRAYERFQLMIVDILVNYLAVAIENAKHYEQTRKNSEHCALTGLYNYRYFENQLQAEFERDHHLSLILLDIDHFKSVNDTYGHQAGNEILSELATRLTDQVGNHGTVARFGGEEFAILLPEMDRDHAYQLAEAIRIRLYKTPFIIQNHLSDFQQELKIQITASIGVASSPHDADDPMSLIRNADRALYTGAKQKGRNKVAIYMK; encoded by the coding sequence ATGAAGCAAACTAGCAAACTATGGATTTGGATTACATGGTTAGTTGTGTTCCCTAGTTCTACTTGGTTACTGTATCATGCATTCCCTCCTTCTATTACTGGATACGAGCTGGATCTATTCTTATTTTTAATTTTAATGTGCATCATGGCTACTTTACCAATCATCGTAAATGATACTCCGATATTCTTTACAGATGGTATATCAATGGCTGTCTTCTTAGCCTTTGGTTTATTTATTGAAATGATTATGATGCAAATTGCAATATTCGTCCTTATCCTGACGCTTCATGTAACAAAGGATAGTTCTTACAGGATACCAATGAACTCCCTTATGTTCCTAGCAGTGTCTGTCGTGGGAGCTGCCGTCTATTATTTGTTAGGTGGAACACATGGGTTTATCAACATACAATCTATTGATACATTTATCCCGGTTTTAGGGTATATCATATCAACCTTTATTACAAATTCAGTCCTGTTTTATTTCACTAGAAAAGTGATTGTTAAGAGTGACATTCGCTTTTTCTCAAAAGATCTACTGTGGGAGGTTATGACGTATCTTGTCGTAATGCCAGTAGGTGTCATCTTCTACATTCTATACAGTGAAATAGGAATGCGAAGTGTATTTTATATCGGCCTACCGATTGTAGCATTAGCTCTTATTCTAAAACTGTATAGTAATAGCCAAAATATTAATAGTTATCTTCAAAAGGTCGGTGAAATTGGCCACCAATTATCTGAACGTATTGAAGTGGAGGAAGTATTAACACAGTTCCTAACTAAAATATCAAATCTGTTCCAAGTGGATTATGCGTACATTATTGATGTGAACGAAAAAAGAGAATATGAAGCAATACGTTACAACGAAAATGGTGGGGACCAGAAAGCAGATCGGGAGTCCTTTCATAAAGCAGAAACATTCTTGAATTATGTATATGAAGAGAGAAAATCACTATTATTCAAGAGAAGCAAAGAGTGGTTACCTTTTGGAAAAGAAATATTTCCACATGCAGTTGAGAGTGTCATTGCAACACCAATCATTCGTCATCACCAAACGGTCGGTATGGTCATCTTGGCTTCACGTCAGAAGAGAGCATATGAACGGTTTCAATTAATGATTGTAGATATATTAGTCAATTACCTGGCAGTTGCTATTGAAAATGCAAAGCATTATGAGCAAACAAGAAAAAATAGTGAACACTGTGCGTTAACGGGACTCTACAATTATCGATATTTTGAAAATCAATTACAAGCTGAGTTCGAAAGAGACCACCATTTATCACTCATCTTGCTAGACATTGACCACTTCAAAAGTGTGAATGATACGTATGGTCACCAGGCTGGTAATGAAATATTGAGCGAGCTTGCGACTAGACTTACTGATCAAGTAGGGAATCATGGCACAGTAGCCAGATTTGGTGGTGAAGAATTTGCCATACTGCTGCCTGAAATGGATCGAGACCATGCCTATCAACTAGCAGAAGCAATTCGGATAAGGCTTTACAAGACACCATTTATTATTCAAAACCATCTAAGTGACTTCCAGCAGGAATTAAAGATTCAAATCACAGCAAGTATAGGTGTAGCCTCGTCACCACACGACGCAGATGACCCTATGTCACTAATTCGTAATGCTGACCGGGCACTCTACACAGGTGCAAAGCAAAAAGGTCGCAACAAAGTAGCCATCTATATGAAATAG
- a CDS encoding DUF5057 domain-containing protein — protein MMRKSLSYLLIVLLIIPQLHIFSQDVNAQQTDKFQLLVIYDQNKVGMPTFPTTTMDVTYKRMKEFVASREQLDGLYDGIYIHTGSYSSDIPRINPPLGSNTLVKTSTNERITHYNTFNRMNDITKLKANEIIEDFIEKDQPVVLHSEIFNQSCSDPVTLPLESRCVLRTSFTPYSTQLSKYQNLKIYSSGTFPTLQNSRPKMNLESKPVQYVEGTNTTIYKSGDEIEFTFSLDNISNESNVTAKLYIDTDFNSKFDSKDLIVEKKLSELTKSDQNYTLTYQNPKGFSGIRIWKLEVIDTSNQNKLDYETGVFRYNGEKVQVKVLQITKDGNYAGNLQNVLGNIQGRSNDGKTIETDIMKITIDVDTLNNFNNNPNYSDINGKYNMLIFGFQDEYGAKVNGAGNITPSTAQKVKKFLETNQSVFFTHDTLRRDRANGDTLSDSNEWFRVFMDSASQTVPIQNETGQTGTTPTEKPGAFYLETNLGRGGTVVNVSKAKKVNDGLRTTFPYDIEDIDISSTHAQYFALNLNNPDVMPWYNLKNDNLDSSDSWNQYYAYSVGSLTYSGAGHTNSSFKEGEQKLFVNLMYQSFLGANHAPLIDVYTPQEEKSVKPYKDLDVVYKLEDLDLNDFQVKTKVYVKGKDIPEDIPYDEVYTGTYIHKVIDRSYLENRNSLTLVIEAIDQSGAKTIKEVPVSLDLNNNLVQATRSFAGNNTTSSHIKIKTNEPTTINYQVVAPNVNAANYVTERLHPFPITDLTLEVGDELLLPNDDDKNGSNKIHMDFKRMNDIYDEVLNGYSYKPSDYRIGTILDHNQDFYNGNKYGQWKDAAKILEGKTIAVPVITKHTDQNNHKDDYIIKSFAIVTVKSVSNQGDLTVEFKGYQNDYKILPTLENIKIEEEYPSNIEVITIPEGFEKRIVSGKTIVTGSISPFTYNQSGQAEQIKNFSIKIKAKEKGFYMLDKSQLSYDSLQGKVEIVDFDNLSLDAYVPVESVTITDPDQLLTPGSTKLLTAIVNPSQADPRVIWSSSNSNIVEVDQNGTITTKGIGTVTITARSFEDPTKSDSINVTVRKPIESISISPNQLVITKGTTVDDVRAVINPSDATYTGLNWNIRDTEIASVTGSGIDVKVTGNKLGETELTVTSQPGNKTDTISVIVIPNLSIDPSTKELYVGESHNFNIKGVNDSKFTWTVSDPSIADITQSGNVTAKQNGTTKVIATYKDYPISVEATLTVKPILESISLPETINIKVGDSVTVVPTVSPGTASDYTFTWEAEKPTYATVSNTGTLLGIKLGVTEITVTEIKTGKSASATVNVIEEYSEEHPPLNEDSARW, from the coding sequence ATGATGCGAAAGTCCTTATCTTATTTACTAATCGTTTTGCTAATCATACCGCAATTACATATATTTTCTCAGGATGTGAATGCACAACAAACAGATAAATTTCAACTGCTTGTGATTTATGATCAAAATAAAGTCGGAATGCCTACTTTCCCTACTACTACTATGGATGTAACATATAAGCGAATGAAGGAATTTGTAGCATCAAGAGAACAGCTTGATGGTTTATATGATGGGATTTATATTCATACAGGTTCCTATTCATCTGATATACCTAGGATTAATCCACCACTAGGGAGTAATACATTAGTGAAAACATCAACTAATGAAAGAATAACTCACTATAATACATTCAACAGGATGAATGATATTACTAAGCTTAAGGCAAACGAAATTATTGAGGATTTTATTGAAAAAGATCAACCTGTTGTATTGCACAGTGAAATTTTTAATCAATCATGTAGCGATCCTGTTACTCTACCCTTAGAATCTAGATGTGTATTAAGAACATCTTTTACACCATATAGCACACAACTAAGCAAATACCAAAACTTAAAGATTTATTCGTCTGGAACTTTCCCAACTCTACAAAACAGTAGACCAAAAATGAATCTTGAGTCAAAACCTGTACAATACGTTGAAGGAACTAATACGACAATATATAAGTCTGGAGATGAAATTGAGTTTACATTCAGTCTAGATAACATTAGTAATGAGAGTAATGTAACTGCTAAACTTTATATTGATACAGACTTTAATAGTAAGTTTGACAGTAAAGACTTGATTGTTGAAAAGAAATTAAGTGAACTAACAAAAAGTGATCAAAACTACACTTTAACCTATCAAAATCCAAAAGGCTTCTCAGGTATTCGTATTTGGAAATTGGAAGTCATCGATACCTCTAATCAAAATAAACTTGATTATGAAACTGGGGTATTTAGATATAATGGAGAGAAGGTTCAAGTAAAGGTCCTGCAAATTACAAAGGATGGTAACTATGCGGGTAACTTACAAAACGTCTTAGGGAACATCCAAGGTAGAAGCAACGATGGAAAAACGATTGAAACAGATATTATGAAGATTACGATTGATGTAGATACTCTAAATAACTTCAATAATAATCCTAACTATTCAGACATAAATGGTAAGTATAACATGTTGATTTTTGGTTTCCAGGATGAATATGGAGCAAAAGTAAATGGTGCTGGTAATATAACTCCTTCAACAGCCCAAAAAGTTAAGAAATTCCTAGAAACTAATCAAAGTGTATTCTTTACACATGATACACTTCGTCGAGATAGGGCAAATGGTGATACCTTATCAGACTCTAATGAGTGGTTTAGAGTATTTATGGATAGTGCTTCCCAAACCGTGCCAATACAAAATGAAACAGGACAAACTGGTACTACTCCAACTGAAAAACCTGGTGCATTCTACCTAGAAACAAATTTAGGACGTGGTGGGACTGTAGTTAATGTTTCAAAAGCAAAAAAGGTAAATGATGGATTACGAACTACATTTCCTTATGACATTGAGGATATAGATATTTCAAGTACCCATGCACAATATTTTGCACTTAATCTAAACAATCCAGACGTTATGCCATGGTATAACTTGAAAAACGATAATTTAGATTCATCTGATAGCTGGAACCAATACTATGCCTATTCAGTAGGATCATTAACCTATTCGGGTGCTGGTCATACGAATAGCAGCTTTAAAGAAGGAGAACAAAAACTATTTGTTAACTTAATGTATCAATCATTTCTAGGTGCAAACCATGCACCATTAATTGATGTGTATACACCACAAGAAGAGAAAAGTGTAAAACCATATAAAGATTTAGATGTGGTTTACAAGTTAGAAGATTTAGATTTAAATGATTTTCAAGTAAAGACAAAAGTATATGTAAAAGGAAAGGATATTCCTGAAGATATACCATATGATGAAGTGTACACCGGGACATATATTCATAAAGTTATTGATAGGTCTTATCTTGAAAATAGAAATAGCTTAACGCTTGTTATTGAAGCAATTGACCAATCCGGTGCAAAGACGATTAAGGAAGTACCAGTTTCACTTGATCTAAACAATAACCTAGTTCAAGCAACTCGAAGTTTTGCCGGCAACAACACAACTTCGTCGCATATCAAAATTAAAACTAATGAACCAACTACAATTAATTATCAAGTTGTTGCACCAAACGTTAATGCAGCTAATTATGTCACTGAAAGACTTCATCCATTTCCAATTACAGACTTAACGCTAGAAGTTGGTGACGAATTATTACTTCCTAATGATGATGATAAAAATGGATCCAATAAAATCCATATGGATTTCAAGAGAATGAATGATATATATGATGAAGTATTGAATGGATACAGTTATAAGCCATCTGATTATCGTATTGGTACAATATTAGACCATAATCAAGATTTCTATAATGGAAATAAATACGGACAATGGAAAGATGCAGCGAAGATATTGGAAGGAAAAACAATAGCAGTTCCTGTTATTACAAAACATACCGATCAGAATAATCATAAAGATGACTATATAATTAAGAGCTTTGCAATAGTCACAGTAAAGAGTGTGAGTAATCAAGGTGATTTAACTGTTGAATTTAAAGGTTACCAAAATGATTATAAAATTCTTCCTACGTTAGAAAATATCAAAATTGAGGAAGAGTATCCTTCTAATATTGAGGTAATTACAATACCTGAGGGATTTGAAAAAAGGATTGTTAGTGGAAAAACAATTGTAACAGGAAGCATTTCTCCTTTTACCTATAATCAAAGTGGCCAAGCTGAACAAATTAAAAATTTCAGTATTAAGATCAAGGCAAAAGAAAAAGGATTTTATATGTTGGATAAATCTCAGTTGTCCTATGATTCATTGCAAGGGAAGGTAGAAATTGTTGATTTCGATAACCTGTCTCTAGACGCGTATGTACCTGTTGAGTCAGTAACAATTACAGATCCTGATCAACTGTTAACTCCTGGTTCAACTAAGCTACTAACTGCTATTGTTAATCCTAGTCAAGCAGATCCTAGAGTGATTTGGTCATCAAGTAATTCCAACATAGTTGAAGTCGATCAAAATGGTACTATTACCACAAAAGGTATCGGAACAGTTACCATCACAGCAAGATCTTTTGAAGATCCTACTAAATCTGACTCAATTAATGTAACGGTGAGGAAACCAATTGAAAGTATCTCAATCTCACCAAATCAACTGGTGATTACTAAGGGGACTACTGTTGATGATGTTCGTGCAGTTATTAATCCATCAGATGCAACATACACAGGTTTAAATTGGAACATAAGGGATACAGAGATCGCCTCAGTTACTGGTTCTGGGATTGATGTAAAAGTAACAGGTAATAAACTTGGTGAAACAGAATTAACCGTTACTTCTCAACCTGGAAATAAAACCGACACGATTTCGGTTATTGTTATACCAAACTTGAGTATTGATCCTTCGACTAAAGAGCTATATGTAGGGGAATCACATAACTTTAATATCAAGGGTGTTAATGATTCTAAATTTACGTGGACAGTTTCAGATCCTAGCATAGCCGATATAACTCAATCAGGTAACGTAACAGCTAAACAGAATGGAACAACAAAAGTTATTGCTACTTATAAAGACTATCCAATATCTGTTGAGGCAACACTTACAGTTAAACCTATATTAGAGTCAATTAGTCTACCGGAAACCATTAATATCAAGGTTGGCGATTCTGTTACTGTTGTACCTACTGTTTCACCGGGTACCGCAAGTGACTATACGTTTACTTGGGAGGCAGAAAAGCCTACCTATGCTACAGTCTCAAATACTGGTACACTTCTAGGAATTAAGTTAGGGGTGACAGAGATTACTGTAACAGAGATTAAGACTGGTAAATCTGCTTCAGCTACAGTTAACGTAATTGAGGAATACTCAGAGGAACATCCGCCATTGAACGAGGACTCGGCTCGTTGGTAA
- a CDS encoding prepilin-type N-terminal cleavage/methylation domain-containing protein has protein sequence MKQIKKLFRDEKGVTLVELLAALAISTLVMTTIYGVYLTGVKAYKVIGVEGQIRDEADYVVSRIMSSIYDLSPDTIKPCPGEVNCFELINDNRLVVSKNDNQLVEEVEKDELDITVTKLRLAQNQILLNDEVLNKTNILLAEETSSITFKCTNEEAMLGSNEKRCVNGIFDIQLTLENSDYTEESPLHVKPLTLTSKFGY, from the coding sequence ATGAAACAAATTAAAAAGCTTTTTCGTGACGAGAAAGGTGTAACGTTAGTCGAATTACTCGCAGCACTAGCCATTTCGACACTTGTTATGACAACCATTTATGGTGTTTATTTAACGGGTGTAAAAGCATACAAAGTAATTGGTGTGGAAGGACAAATACGGGATGAAGCGGACTATGTTGTATCTCGTATTATGAGCTCCATCTATGATTTATCTCCTGATACGATTAAACCGTGTCCAGGTGAAGTGAATTGCTTTGAACTCATTAATGATAACCGGTTAGTCGTTTCAAAGAATGATAATCAATTGGTTGAAGAAGTAGAAAAAGACGAATTAGACATTACGGTGACAAAACTTAGATTAGCTCAGAACCAAATACTCTTAAACGATGAAGTGTTAAATAAGACAAATATTCTTCTAGCTGAAGAAACATCTTCTATCACATTCAAATGTACAAATGAAGAGGCAATGTTAGGCAGTAATGAAAAACGTTGTGTGAACGGCATATTTGATATACAGCTTACATTAGAAAATAGTGACTACACAGAAGAAAGCCCATTACATGTAAAACCACTTACACTAACAAGTAAGTTTGGTTATTAG
- a CDS encoding type II secretion system protein produces the protein MPRFVKLDSKGFTLLEILASLSILGIVLITLLAFFTQAYSYTNLNKNKTVAVNIARNTVTYIEKQNFYSMKQFMDEEIGTQDFVEMNGDLCEKDISITKNGTQYDRPLFDSSESCTSVLVPEINNTVFNTEDHYVEVKLRQTPKLASGNEDPLSAYLLHFDVEVHYGSSAPITIQGVISNETN, from the coding sequence TTGCCTCGTTTTGTCAAACTGGATTCTAAAGGCTTTACACTACTCGAGATTTTAGCGTCTCTATCCATACTTGGGATTGTATTAATTACGCTTCTCGCCTTCTTTACTCAAGCCTATTCCTATACAAACTTAAATAAAAATAAGACTGTTGCTGTAAATATTGCCAGAAATACAGTTACGTATATAGAGAAACAAAATTTTTATTCTATGAAGCAATTTATGGATGAAGAAATAGGTACTCAGGACTTTGTTGAAATGAATGGTGACTTGTGTGAGAAAGACATTTCCATCACTAAAAATGGAACGCAGTATGATCGACCATTATTTGATAGCAGTGAAAGCTGCACCTCTGTATTGGTACCAGAAATTAATAATACGGTGTTTAATACGGAAGATCATTATGTTGAGGTAAAACTTCGGCAAACACCTAAGCTAGCCTCTGGAAATGAAGACCCATTATCGGCCTATTTACTTCACTTTGACGTGGAAGTTCACTATGGCAGTTCAGCTCCGATTACGATTCAAGGAGTGATATCAAATGAAACAAATTAA
- a CDS encoding SLC45 family MFS transporter: MIQLISFLLTAITLSLIIFLVPLGFTRFGKGVIIISSIVLAGFGMLSSQLLPIWQTVLVMLLLCILVTYLLLKNGSGKMLQEIKTQADKPLYLEPQLAMQEVAVTVNEMEEVELDKTPSIAEEEMNEIEDDLIEEIMDEEFLQTRVEIETIEDTELEEDTIPEIPVYKSSVETEADLELDEIELYNELYEMDPRLDDTNDEVEIEELTFTEQKLNGDQK; encoded by the coding sequence GTGATACAACTTATTTCCTTTTTGTTAACAGCAATTACTCTTAGTTTAATCATCTTTTTAGTACCACTTGGATTTACCCGTTTCGGAAAGGGAGTCATCATAATCAGTTCAATAGTACTAGCTGGTTTTGGTATGTTATCCAGTCAACTTCTTCCAATATGGCAAACTGTACTAGTGATGCTGCTATTATGCATTTTAGTCACATACTTGCTGTTGAAAAATGGCAGTGGAAAAATGCTTCAGGAGATAAAAACACAAGCCGATAAACCTCTATATTTAGAACCACAACTGGCAATGCAAGAGGTCGCAGTAACGGTTAATGAAATGGAAGAAGTAGAATTAGATAAGACACCATCCATAGCTGAGGAAGAAATGAACGAAATAGAAGACGATTTGATTGAAGAGATTATGGATGAAGAGTTTTTACAAACTAGAGTCGAAATTGAAACGATAGAAGATACAGAATTAGAAGAGGATACGATACCAGAAATCCCAGTTTACAAATCGTCAGTTGAAACTGAGGCTGATTTGGAACTTGATGAAATTGAACTGTATAACGAGCTTTATGAAATGGATCCGCGGCTAGATGATACGAATGATGAGGTCGAAATAGAAGAATTAACTTTTACCGAACAAAAATTAAACGGAGATCAAAAATAG
- a CDS encoding type II secretion system protein GspE, whose protein sequence is MKTTRKRLGDLLVDAGLITEEQLMQTLKEKNEGQKLGDALLQQGYVTETQLIEVLEFQLGIPHVSLYRYPFDPKLKNLVPKDLAKRQHIMPLKKEGDKLFVAMADPMDFYTIDDLRLSTGFQIETAISSKDDILRAINKYYDLDEGLEEMLTDISTMQDVEVEEIKDQDSPIVRLVNQIMQNAVQLKASDIHIDPHETKVIVRYRVDGILRTERTLPKHMQSVLLARIKIMGNLDITEHRVPQDGRIKMNLDFHPIDIRVSTLPTVYGEKVVMRILDMSSALNDIEKLGFNKLNYKRFSQMIEKPTGIVLITGPTGSGKSSTLYAALNKRNSEEVNIITIEDPVEYQLEGINQIQVNSNIGMTFAAGLRAVLRQDPNIIMVGEIRDKETAEVAIRASLTGHLVLSTLHTNDSIGTITRLIDMGVEPFLVASSLSGIVSQRLVRKVCRDCSRVEEPSKREVEIFQKRGLAIEKIVRGKGCPTCNMTGYKGRLAIHEVLMINDEMRKMIMDGESLSVLRDVALKNKTIFLIDDGLLKVKQGLTTTEEILRVVLPE, encoded by the coding sequence ATGAAAACAACGCGTAAACGGTTAGGAGATTTACTTGTTGATGCTGGATTAATTACAGAAGAACAGTTAATGCAAACCCTAAAAGAAAAGAACGAAGGACAAAAGCTTGGAGATGCCCTTCTTCAACAAGGTTATGTGACGGAAACACAGCTAATTGAAGTACTTGAGTTCCAGCTCGGTATTCCTCATGTCAGTTTGTATCGGTATCCGTTTGATCCGAAACTGAAAAACCTTGTTCCTAAAGATTTAGCAAAAAGACAACACATTATGCCTTTGAAAAAAGAGGGAGATAAGCTATTTGTTGCCATGGCTGATCCAATGGACTTCTACACAATTGATGACCTGCGTTTATCAACAGGCTTCCAAATTGAAACAGCCATTTCATCAAAGGACGATATTTTACGAGCTATTAACAAATATTACGATCTGGATGAAGGCTTAGAGGAAATGTTGACAGACATTTCTACTATGCAGGATGTTGAAGTAGAGGAAATCAAAGACCAAGACTCACCAATTGTAAGGCTTGTAAATCAAATTATGCAAAATGCGGTTCAATTAAAAGCGAGTGATATTCACATAGACCCTCATGAAACAAAAGTAATCGTTCGTTACCGTGTAGACGGAATACTTCGAACAGAACGTACATTACCGAAACATATGCAAAGTGTATTGTTAGCCAGAATTAAAATTATGGGTAATCTTGATATTACAGAGCACCGTGTTCCACAGGATGGACGAATTAAAATGAACTTAGATTTTCATCCAATTGATATTCGTGTTTCTACCCTGCCAACGGTTTACGGTGAAAAAGTCGTAATGCGTATTTTGGACATGAGCAGTGCCTTAAACGATATTGAGAAGCTTGGCTTTAATAAGCTCAATTATAAGCGATTTTCCCAAATGATTGAAAAACCAACTGGAATTGTACTGATCACAGGTCCAACAGGTTCGGGTAAATCATCTACGCTATATGCGGCGTTAAACAAAAGAAACTCTGAAGAAGTGAACATTATAACGATTGAAGATCCGGTGGAGTATCAATTAGAGGGAATTAACCAAATTCAAGTGAACAGTAATATCGGAATGACATTTGCAGCAGGTCTTCGTGCTGTGCTTCGTCAAGATCCTAACATTATTATGGTAGGGGAAATTCGTGATAAAGAAACAGCCGAAGTTGCGATTCGTGCTTCCTTAACAGGACATCTAGTATTAAGTACACTGCATACAAATGACTCGATTGGTACGATTACACGTCTAATTGATATGGGTGTTGAACCGTTTTTAGTTGCTTCTTCCTTATCTGGAATTGTATCTCAACGACTTGTGAGAAAAGTTTGTAGAGACTGCAGTAGAGTAGAAGAACCGAGTAAGCGAGAAGTAGAGATTTTCCAAAAACGCGGTCTTGCTATTGAAAAGATTGTCCGAGGTAAAGGATGCCCGACATGTAATATGACAGGATATAAAGGTCGTTTGGCAATTCATGAAGTGTTAATGATTAACGATGAAATGAGAAAGATGATTATGGATGGAGAATCATTGTCCGTTTTACGCGATGTAGCGTTGAAAAACAAAACCATTTTCCTCATTGATGATGGGTTATTAAAGGTCAAACAAGGTTTAACAACAACCGAAGAAATCTTACGAGTTGTACTACCAGAGTAG